A window from Micromonospora terminaliae encodes these proteins:
- a CDS encoding acyltransferase family protein — protein sequence MIFCLHIQSESNFFIADSRAQDALNSLLAAGRSGVSFFFILSGFVLAWSVRPTDTASRFWWRRFSKIYPNHFATFLVACLLLSWRGMEVIDFERMFYNLTLLHSWPPGQSDVWYSFNGPSWSLSCEAFFYLCFPLLYAGLRRLRPAAWWVISVASVLFIAVLPFGIKLFHEPFGWSEHFIVYHLPPVRMVEFLLGMCLALLVRGGWWRGPGMTVSIVVILAGMAAAAFLPEEYGLARDAACTVLGYSLLLPACALADVRRSRSIWRARRLVYLGEVSFAFYMVHEICLYAVRHTFGDDHPHRPSVAAGVLVLATFCFALVAAMVLHHVVELPMMRLLTGGRRRPVAGGVPPAGSGAVLVGPGGERAAAAAPEPVAAGRT from the coding sequence ATGATCTTCTGCCTGCACATCCAGAGCGAGAGCAACTTCTTCATCGCCGACAGCCGCGCCCAGGACGCGTTGAACTCGCTCCTGGCCGCGGGCCGGTCCGGGGTGTCGTTCTTCTTCATCCTGTCGGGCTTCGTGCTGGCCTGGTCCGTGCGACCGACGGACACCGCCAGCCGATTCTGGTGGCGCCGCTTCTCCAAGATCTACCCGAACCACTTCGCGACGTTCCTGGTTGCCTGCCTCCTGCTGTCGTGGCGGGGCATGGAGGTCATCGACTTCGAGCGGATGTTCTACAACCTGACGCTGCTGCACTCCTGGCCGCCCGGGCAGAGCGACGTGTGGTACTCGTTCAACGGCCCGTCGTGGTCGCTGAGCTGCGAGGCGTTCTTCTACCTGTGCTTCCCGCTCCTGTACGCCGGGCTGCGGCGGCTGCGGCCGGCCGCCTGGTGGGTCATTTCGGTGGCGTCGGTCCTCTTCATCGCGGTCCTGCCGTTCGGCATCAAGCTGTTCCACGAGCCGTTCGGCTGGTCGGAGCACTTCATCGTCTACCACCTGCCGCCGGTCCGGATGGTCGAGTTCCTGCTCGGCATGTGCCTCGCGCTGCTGGTGCGGGGCGGCTGGTGGCGCGGTCCGGGCATGACGGTCAGCATCGTGGTGATTCTCGCCGGGATGGCCGCGGCGGCGTTCCTGCCGGAGGAGTACGGGTTGGCGCGCGACGCCGCGTGCACGGTGCTGGGCTACTCGCTTCTGCTGCCGGCGTGCGCACTGGCCGACGTACGGCGGTCACGGTCGATCTGGCGGGCGCGGCGCCTGGTGTATCTGGGTGAGGTGTCGTTCGCGTTCTACATGGTCCACGAGATCTGCCTGTACGCGGTGCGGCACACGTTCGGCGACGATCACCCTCATCGCCCGTCGGTGGCCGCAGGAGTGTTGGTCCTGGCCACGTTCTGCTTCGCACTGGTCGCGGCGATGGTGCTGCACCATGTGGTGGAGCTGCCGATGATGCGGCTGCTGACCGGTGGGCGGCGCCGGCCGGTGGCGGGTGGTGTTCCGCCTGCCGGTTCCGGCGCGGTGCTGGTGGGGCCGGGTGGAGAGAGGGCGGCTGCGGCGGCTCCGGAGCCGGTGGCGGCGGGGAGGACCTAG
- a CDS encoding aldo/keto reductase encodes MRYRTIGADPATRREVSVLSLGAMLFGTATDEATSYAILDRYVEAGGTFIDTSDNYAFWQNGGQGGESEELLGRWRRSRGVGGEVVIATKLGARPLAPGTSYVDNAEGLSAKVIRESAERSRERLGVDKLDLLYAHIEDRTVPLEETVQGFADLVAEGTVGLLGASNHRAWRVERARALAASAGLPGYEVLQYHRSYLARRPDLPSDLDPDGDVGWVGPDLASYLRAEPRLTLVAYSPLLRGAYAKPERLGEENDLPSTPARLGALRAVADETGATVNQVVLAWLLGGDVPAIPLVGFSSVAQLDESLAAVELELTPEQRARLDAAR; translated from the coding sequence ATGCGATACCGCACCATCGGCGCCGACCCGGCCACCCGCCGCGAGGTCAGCGTGCTCAGCCTCGGCGCGATGCTCTTCGGCACCGCCACCGACGAGGCCACCTCGTACGCCATCCTCGACCGGTACGTCGAGGCCGGCGGCACCTTCATCGACACCTCGGACAACTACGCGTTCTGGCAGAACGGGGGCCAGGGCGGGGAGAGCGAGGAGCTGCTCGGCCGCTGGCGGCGCAGCCGCGGCGTCGGCGGCGAGGTGGTCATCGCCACGAAGCTGGGCGCCCGCCCCCTGGCCCCCGGCACCAGCTACGTCGACAACGCCGAGGGCCTGTCCGCCAAGGTGATCCGCGAGTCGGCCGAGCGCAGCCGGGAACGGCTCGGCGTGGACAAGCTCGACCTGCTCTACGCCCACATCGAGGACCGGACCGTGCCGCTGGAGGAGACGGTCCAGGGCTTCGCCGACCTGGTCGCCGAGGGCACGGTCGGCCTGCTGGGCGCGAGCAACCACCGCGCCTGGCGGGTCGAGCGGGCCCGGGCGCTGGCCGCGTCGGCCGGCCTGCCCGGGTACGAGGTGCTCCAGTACCACCGCAGCTACCTGGCGCGGCGGCCGGACCTGCCGAGCGACCTGGACCCGGACGGCGACGTCGGCTGGGTCGGCCCCGACCTGGCGAGCTACCTGCGGGCCGAGCCGCGGCTGACCCTGGTGGCGTACTCGCCGCTGCTCAGGGGCGCCTACGCGAAGCCAGAACGCCTCGGCGAGGAGAACGACTTGCCGAGCACCCCGGCCCGGCTGGGCGCGCTGCGCGCGGTGGCCGACGAGACCGGGGCGACGGTCAACCAGGTCGTCCTGGCGTGGTTGCTGGGCGGGGACGTGCCGGCGATCCCGCTGGTCGGCTTCTCGTCCGTGGCGCAGCTGGACGAGAGCCTCGCGGCGGTCGAGCTGGAGCTGACGCCCGAGCAGCGGGCCCGCCTGGACGCGGCCCGCTGA
- a CDS encoding SDR family oxidoreductase — protein sequence MTTTTALITGANKGIGLATARQLGARGMTVLVGARDAARGREAADKLRAEGTDARFVPLEVTDAASVAAAAGLVEREYGHLDVLVNNAGIIRADGAGLPSETTLDSLREVYETNVFGVVAVTNALLPLLRRAPAARIVNVSSEVGSIGVMTDPEGALFALTSVPYPSSKTALNMVTAMYAKELRDTPIKVNAANPGYCATDLNHHSGFRTPEEGAEVSVHLATLPADGPSGLLWGYQMDAGGGYGVLPW from the coding sequence ATGACGACGACGACCGCCCTGATCACCGGGGCCAACAAGGGAATCGGCCTGGCCACCGCCCGGCAGCTCGGCGCGCGCGGGATGACCGTGCTGGTCGGCGCGCGCGACGCCGCGCGCGGCCGGGAGGCGGCGGACAAACTGCGCGCCGAGGGGACCGACGCGCGCTTCGTGCCGCTGGAGGTCACCGACGCGGCGTCGGTCGCCGCCGCGGCCGGGCTGGTCGAGCGGGAGTACGGCCACCTGGACGTGCTGGTCAACAACGCGGGCATCATCCGGGCCGACGGCGCCGGGCTGCCCAGCGAGACCACCCTCGACTCGCTGCGCGAGGTGTACGAGACGAACGTGTTCGGCGTGGTCGCGGTGACCAACGCGCTGCTGCCGCTGCTGCGGCGGGCGCCGGCCGCCCGGATCGTGAACGTCTCCAGCGAGGTCGGCTCGATCGGCGTGATGACCGACCCGGAGGGCGCCCTGTTCGCGCTGACCTCGGTCCCCTACCCGTCCTCGAAGACGGCGCTGAACATGGTCACCGCCATGTACGCCAAGGAACTGCGGGACACCCCGATCAAGGTGAACGCCGCGAACCCCGGCTACTGCGCCACCGACCTGAACCACCACAGCGGGTTCCGCACCCCGGAGGAGGGCGCGGAGGTCAGCGTGCACCTGGCGACCCTGCCGGCGGACGGGCCGAGCGGCCTGCTCTGGGGCTACCAGATGGACGCGGGCGGCGGCTACGGCGTGCTGCCCTGGTAG
- a CDS encoding helix-turn-helix transcriptional regulator, with amino-acid sequence MSTLRRDELANFLRTRRARLRPAEVGLPEGVRRRTPGLRRQEVAQLAGMSIDYYIRLEQGRGPHPSRQVLAALARALLLSRDERAYLFRVAGEAPPDATGPGREVSPGMRHLLDAMAETPAYLVDAAYEILAWNRLAAWFVGDLSAVPPGERSMVRWMFGATVPESHWADPEVLRFARTTVADLRAAYGRYPADPALSALVTELLGLSPRFAALWAEHEVGERRPTVKRVAHPELGPLEFECRVLHVPETDQRLIVYVAAPGSPTQAAFRRIGERVGS; translated from the coding sequence GTGAGTACCCTGCGCCGCGACGAGCTGGCGAACTTCCTGCGCACCCGCCGCGCCCGGTTGCGCCCCGCCGAGGTCGGCCTCCCCGAGGGGGTACGCCGCCGCACGCCGGGCCTGCGCCGCCAGGAGGTCGCCCAGCTCGCCGGGATGTCCATCGACTACTACATCCGGCTGGAGCAGGGGCGCGGCCCGCACCCGTCGCGGCAGGTGCTCGCCGCGCTGGCCCGGGCGCTGCTGCTGAGCCGCGACGAGCGGGCGTACCTGTTCCGGGTCGCCGGGGAGGCCCCGCCGGACGCGACCGGGCCCGGCCGGGAGGTGTCGCCGGGCATGCGGCACCTGCTCGACGCCATGGCGGAGACACCCGCGTACCTGGTCGACGCCGCGTACGAGATCCTGGCCTGGAACCGGCTGGCCGCCTGGTTCGTCGGCGACCTGTCGGCGGTCCCGCCCGGCGAGCGCAGCATGGTGCGCTGGATGTTCGGCGCGACGGTGCCCGAGTCGCACTGGGCCGACCCGGAGGTGCTGCGCTTCGCCCGGACCACCGTGGCCGACCTGCGGGCCGCGTACGGGCGCTACCCGGCCGACCCGGCGCTGTCCGCGCTGGTCACCGAGCTGCTCGGGTTGTCCCCGCGGTTCGCCGCGCTCTGGGCGGAACACGAGGTGGGGGAGCGGCGCCCGACCGTCAAGCGGGTCGCCCACCCGGAGCTGGGCCCGCTGGAGTTCGAGTGCCGGGTGCTGCACGTGCCGGAGACCGACCAGCGGTTGATCGTCTACGTCGCCGCGCCGGGGTCGCCGACGCAGGCCGCGTTCCGCCGGATCGGGGAGCGGGTCGGTTCCTGA
- a CDS encoding aldo/keto reductase gives MAPNSVPDISLNDGNTIPQLGFGVFQIEPKDTAQAVSRALEIGYRHIDTAEMYGNEAEVGQAVRTSGLDRSEVFVTSKLNNGFHRPDDARKAFDSTLAELKFDYLDLFLIHWPLPTLYDGDFVSTWRVLEELQRDGRVRSIGVSNFQVAHLERLAAEAEVTPAVNQIEVHPYFANEEVRAYGKAHNILTEAWSPIAQGKVLDDPTVVDIAEEVGRTPAQVVLRWHVQRGDIVFPKSTTPSRIEENFQIFDFALDDASMDRLNGLDKGEAGRQGPNPDTFDYVPD, from the coding sequence ATGGCCCCGAACAGCGTTCCCGACATCTCACTCAACGACGGCAACACCATCCCCCAGCTCGGCTTCGGGGTCTTCCAGATCGAGCCGAAGGACACCGCGCAGGCCGTCAGCAGGGCGCTCGAGATCGGCTACCGGCACATCGACACCGCCGAGATGTACGGCAACGAGGCCGAGGTCGGTCAGGCGGTGCGCACCTCCGGGCTGGACCGGAGCGAGGTCTTCGTCACCAGCAAGCTGAACAACGGCTTCCACCGCCCGGACGACGCCCGCAAGGCGTTCGACTCGACCCTCGCGGAGCTGAAGTTCGACTACCTCGATCTGTTCCTCATCCACTGGCCGCTGCCGACCCTGTACGACGGCGACTTCGTCTCGACCTGGCGGGTGCTGGAGGAGTTGCAGCGCGACGGCCGGGTCAGGTCGATCGGCGTCTCCAACTTCCAGGTGGCCCACCTGGAGCGGCTGGCCGCCGAGGCGGAGGTCACGCCGGCGGTGAACCAGATCGAGGTGCACCCGTACTTCGCCAACGAGGAGGTGCGCGCCTACGGCAAGGCGCACAACATCCTCACCGAGGCGTGGTCGCCGATCGCCCAGGGCAAGGTGCTGGACGACCCGACCGTCGTCGACATCGCCGAGGAGGTCGGGCGGACCCCGGCCCAGGTGGTGCTGCGCTGGCACGTCCAGCGCGGCGACATCGTCTTCCCGAAGTCGACCACGCCGAGCCGGATCGAGGAGAACTTCCAGATCTTCGACTTCGCGCTGGACGACGCGTCCATGGACCGCCTCAACGGCCTGGACAAGGGCGAGGCCGGCCGGCAGGGCCCGAACCCGGACACCTTCGACTACGTGCCCGACTGA
- a CDS encoding LysR family transcriptional regulator: MDLLRHLRHFVVVARELHFGRAAEALGMAQPPLSQSIQRLERELGASLFDRSQRQVRLTTAGQLLLGEADELLAGERRLRNLVDQVRRGALGVLRAGVPPETPAATLRALLDGLAARAPGLDLDLHELTSAEQRRMLAEGRLDVGLLHHPVEEAGLRFGPAVDTPVGVLLPRAAPAARAREVALADLAGLDLITAPPATAPGWHGHLLAVCRRHGFVPARVRPARNPEFLFGLLLAGGAVALEPEAVARREPRVAWRPLAGAPLVKRTSAAWPARAGHPAAPMFGQLAAEVLAVAEPPPATAALAAAARPWPVLFEAGQQPPGS, translated from the coding sequence GTGGACCTGCTGCGACACCTGCGGCACTTCGTGGTGGTGGCCCGGGAGCTGCACTTCGGGCGGGCCGCCGAGGCGCTCGGCATGGCGCAGCCGCCGCTCAGCCAGTCGATCCAGCGGCTGGAACGCGAGCTGGGCGCCAGCCTCTTCGACCGGTCGCAGCGCCAGGTCCGGCTCACCACGGCCGGCCAACTCCTGCTGGGCGAGGCCGACGAGCTGCTCGCCGGGGAGCGCCGGCTGCGCAACCTGGTCGACCAGGTGCGCCGGGGCGCGCTCGGCGTGCTGCGCGCCGGCGTACCCCCGGAGACCCCGGCCGCGACGCTGCGCGCGCTGCTCGACGGGCTCGCGGCCCGGGCGCCCGGGCTCGACCTGGACCTGCACGAGCTGACCAGCGCGGAGCAACGGCGGATGCTGGCCGAGGGGCGGCTCGACGTGGGCCTGCTGCACCACCCGGTGGAGGAGGCCGGGCTGCGCTTCGGCCCGGCCGTGGACACGCCGGTCGGCGTGCTGCTGCCCCGGGCCGCCCCGGCGGCCCGGGCCCGCGAGGTGGCGCTGGCCGACCTCGCCGGCCTGGATCTGATCACCGCGCCCCCGGCCACCGCGCCCGGCTGGCACGGGCACCTGCTGGCGGTCTGCCGCCGGCACGGCTTCGTGCCGGCGCGGGTCCGGCCCGCCCGCAACCCGGAGTTCCTGTTCGGGCTGCTGCTGGCCGGCGGCGCGGTCGCCCTGGAGCCGGAGGCGGTGGCCCGCCGCGAGCCGCGGGTCGCCTGGCGGCCGCTCGCCGGCGCGCCGCTGGTCAAGCGGACCTCGGCGGCCTGGCCGGCCCGAGCCGGGCACCCGGCGGCCCCGATGTTCGGGCAGCTCGCGGCCGAGGTGCTGGCCGTCGCGGAGCCGCCGCCCGCGACCGCGGCGCTCGCGGCGGCCGCCCGGCCCTGGCCGGTGCTCTTCGAGGCCGGCCAGCAGCCGCCGGGGAGCTGA
- a CDS encoding serine hydrolase → MSAERIGEIFERAGISGCLHVEDVDAPGRAVALRADEQVVIASVFKILLALEFARQVVAGQLDPVERVLVGAGDRLGGWGVAGCADDVEVSLRDLAYFAMSVSDNTAADLLLRRVGPDVLPMLAAELDLPRTRIVGGPRQLVETMLADVGARTEADFARIFPTLPPERVRAMRVFDPAHTTSSTAREMTRLLGLIWRDEAGPPTACAMVRELMARQLFWTRLASGFPPGVRVAGKTGTLPGLHLEAGVVEYPDGGRYAVAVFARTERLSTRRIDVDLAMGEAARAAVEALRAG, encoded by the coding sequence GTGAGCGCGGAGCGGATCGGGGAGATCTTCGAGCGGGCCGGCATCAGCGGCTGCCTGCACGTCGAGGACGTCGACGCGCCGGGACGGGCGGTGGCGCTGCGGGCCGACGAGCAGGTGGTGATCGCCTCCGTGTTCAAGATCCTGCTGGCGCTGGAGTTCGCCCGGCAGGTCGTCGCCGGTCAGCTCGACCCGGTCGAGCGGGTGCTGGTCGGCGCCGGCGACCGGCTCGGTGGCTGGGGCGTCGCCGGCTGCGCCGACGACGTCGAGGTGTCCCTGCGGGACCTGGCCTACTTCGCCATGTCGGTGAGCGACAACACGGCCGCCGACCTGCTGCTGCGCCGGGTCGGCCCGGACGTGCTGCCGATGCTCGCCGCCGAGCTGGACCTGCCGCGTACCCGGATCGTCGGCGGTCCCCGGCAGCTGGTCGAGACGATGCTCGCCGACGTGGGCGCCCGCACCGAGGCCGACTTCGCGCGGATCTTCCCCACCCTGCCGCCGGAGCGGGTCCGGGCCATGCGGGTGTTCGACCCGGCGCACACCACCTCCAGCACGGCCCGGGAGATGACCCGGCTGCTCGGCCTGATCTGGCGGGACGAGGCGGGACCGCCGACCGCGTGCGCCATGGTGCGCGAGCTGATGGCCCGGCAGCTGTTCTGGACCCGGCTGGCCTCCGGCTTCCCGCCGGGCGTCCGGGTCGCCGGGAAGACCGGCACCCTGCCCGGCCTGCACCTGGAGGCCGGGGTCGTCGAGTACCCCGACGGCGGCCGGTACGCGGTCGCCGTGTTCGCCCGCACCGAGCGGCTCAGCACCCGCCGGATCGACGTGGACCTGGCCATGGGCGAGGCGGCCCGGGCCGCCGTCGAGGCGCTGCGCGCCGGCTGA
- a CDS encoding MBL fold metallo-hydrolase, translating to MLDKRSYDRRRFLRDAAVGTAAVSTAGLVAGAPAAPARAAAAPVPAGARRGGAVSFRWWGTSGWRIDIGDRTVLVDPYLSRFDTGLFRGAFDENTPLEVRPTVIDPLVERAENILVTHTHWDHFADVPYLAGRTGARVVGTLTAYHLGLAHGLPSGQLAPVKGGEVLDFGAYTVEVVSSLHSRNGAWSMAFPGVRVSRPPKPEKISDLPEGDTLAYQIRVDGGPSVFFMGASDFAERNLVGLAPDVAMVASAATTATADYVPRLMAALDHPKVVVPVHWDNFETPLTNPPTVAPTDRQRLDDLIAAVRKASPRSRVLVPEYHTAYHF from the coding sequence ATGCTCGACAAACGGTCCTACGACCGCCGCCGTTTCCTGCGCGATGCCGCCGTCGGCACCGCCGCCGTGTCGACGGCCGGCCTGGTCGCCGGCGCGCCCGCCGCGCCGGCGCGGGCCGCCGCGGCTCCCGTCCCGGCCGGGGCCCGCCGCGGCGGCGCCGTCAGCTTCCGCTGGTGGGGCACGTCCGGCTGGCGGATCGACATCGGCGACCGCACGGTGCTGGTCGACCCGTACCTGAGCCGCTTCGACACCGGACTGTTCCGGGGCGCGTTCGACGAGAACACCCCGCTGGAGGTGCGGCCCACCGTGATCGACCCGCTGGTGGAGCGGGCCGAGAACATCCTGGTCACGCACACCCACTGGGACCACTTCGCCGACGTGCCGTACCTCGCCGGGCGGACCGGCGCCCGGGTTGTCGGCACCCTGACCGCCTACCACCTCGGGCTGGCCCACGGGCTGCCGTCCGGGCAGCTCGCTCCGGTCAAGGGCGGCGAGGTGCTCGACTTCGGCGCGTACACGGTCGAGGTGGTCAGCTCGCTGCACAGCCGCAACGGCGCCTGGTCGATGGCCTTCCCGGGGGTGCGGGTCAGCCGGCCGCCGAAGCCCGAGAAGATCTCCGACCTGCCCGAGGGCGACACCCTGGCGTACCAGATCCGGGTCGACGGCGGGCCGTCGGTGTTCTTCATGGGGGCGAGCGACTTCGCCGAGCGCAACCTGGTCGGGCTGGCCCCCGACGTGGCCATGGTGGCCTCCGCCGCGACCACCGCCACGGCCGACTACGTGCCCCGGCTCATGGCCGCGCTCGACCACCCGAAGGTGGTGGTGCCGGTGCACTGGGACAACTTCGAGACCCCGCTGACGAACCCGCCGACGGTGGCGCCGACCGACCGGCAGCGCCTCGACGACCTGATCGCCGCCGTGCGGAAGGCTTCGCCGCGCAGCCGCGTGCTGGTGCCGGAGTACCACACGGCGTACCACTTCTGA
- a CDS encoding DUF1697 domain-containing protein — translation MTRYAALLRGVNVGTTRLAMADLRRLVSDLGHGDVKTYLQSGNVVFSSPPTKDDILADGIARKLADELDLRVPVLVRSGDELAAVVAASPYAGKQDDPTRVLVAFLAAAPSRARVRDLAAPAGENLEFAVDGREVHLHFPDGGYGRTKFTNAHLEKKLGVVATTRNWKSVLALRDLAAG, via the coding sequence ATGACCCGCTACGCCGCCCTGCTGCGGGGCGTCAACGTCGGCACCACGCGGCTCGCCATGGCCGACCTGCGCCGCCTCGTGAGCGACCTCGGGCACGGGGACGTCAAGACCTACCTGCAGAGCGGCAACGTGGTCTTCAGCAGTCCGCCCACGAAGGACGACATCCTGGCCGACGGCATCGCGCGCAAGCTCGCCGACGAGCTGGACCTGCGCGTGCCGGTGCTGGTACGCAGCGGCGACGAGCTCGCGGCCGTCGTGGCGGCCAGCCCGTACGCCGGGAAGCAGGACGACCCGACCCGGGTGCTGGTGGCCTTCCTCGCCGCCGCGCCGAGCAGAGCCCGGGTCCGGGACCTGGCCGCGCCGGCCGGCGAGAACCTGGAGTTCGCGGTCGACGGTCGCGAGGTCCACCTGCACTTCCCCGACGGCGGCTACGGGCGGACGAAGTTCACCAACGCCCACCTGGAGAAGAAGCTGGGCGTGGTGGCGACCACCCGGAACTGGAAGTCGGTGCTGGCCCTGCGGGACCTGGCCGCCGGCTGA
- a CDS encoding SOUL family heme-binding protein has product MTERQPYRTVARHPGFELRRYPAHLVAEVRVEGTFESAGSAAFRPLARYLSGANRSRRAVPVAAPATPQLAGSERIAMTAPVLQEEGDRPGSWLVRFVMPAGFTPATLPEPTDPLVTTREIPAQLAAAMRFSGRWTARNFERRATALGRAVTAAGLRPTGAIRYARFDPPWRPWFLRRNEVVLPVAE; this is encoded by the coding sequence ATGACCGAGCGGCAGCCGTACCGCACGGTGGCCCGTCATCCGGGGTTCGAGCTGCGCCGCTACCCCGCCCACCTGGTTGCCGAGGTCCGCGTCGAGGGGACGTTCGAGTCCGCCGGCAGCGCGGCGTTCCGGCCGCTGGCCCGGTACCTCTCCGGGGCGAACCGGTCGCGCCGGGCGGTCCCGGTGGCCGCGCCGGCGACGCCGCAGCTCGCGGGCTCGGAGCGGATCGCCATGACCGCACCCGTGCTCCAGGAGGAGGGCGACCGGCCGGGAAGCTGGCTGGTGCGGTTCGTGATGCCGGCGGGCTTCACCCCGGCCACGCTGCCCGAACCGACGGACCCGCTGGTCACCACCCGGGAGATTCCCGCGCAGCTCGCGGCCGCCATGCGGTTCTCCGGGCGGTGGACCGCGCGGAATTTCGAGCGCCGGGCCACGGCGCTCGGCCGCGCGGTCACCGCCGCGGGCCTGCGCCCGACCGGCGCGATCCGGTACGCCCGTTTCGACCCCCCGTGGCGGCCCTGGTTCCTGCGCCGTAACGAGGTCGTGCTCCCGGTCGCCGAATAG
- a CDS encoding D-Ala-D-Ala carboxypeptidase family metallohydrolase has protein sequence MRVNMLKRAAVAFALALPGAAIATVVAAPAAHADGCYTWNRNLYQGRSGEDVRQLQIRVAGWAAYRDIVRVDGSYGPETAAAVRRFQSAYGLRADGVAGPQTFAKIYELQDNDCTPKHFSYAELDNGCGKGGWSGGPLSPTATRENAVRTMWKLEALRRSLGDTPLYVNSAFRSIACNQQVGGASDSQHLYGTAADVVSRSRTLCQVAKSARSHGFSGLFGPGYPGHSDHVHVDSRRENNRDRSANTTTWSAPNCGVS, from the coding sequence GTGCGCGTCAACATGCTCAAGCGGGCGGCCGTCGCGTTCGCGCTGGCCCTGCCCGGGGCCGCGATCGCCACGGTCGTCGCCGCGCCGGCGGCTCACGCCGACGGCTGCTACACCTGGAACCGGAACCTCTACCAGGGGCGCTCCGGCGAGGACGTCCGGCAACTCCAGATCCGCGTGGCCGGCTGGGCCGCCTACCGGGACATCGTCCGGGTCGACGGCAGCTACGGGCCCGAGACGGCGGCCGCGGTCCGGCGCTTCCAGTCCGCGTACGGGCTCCGCGCCGACGGCGTCGCCGGCCCGCAGACCTTCGCGAAGATCTACGAGCTCCAGGACAACGACTGCACGCCGAAGCACTTCAGCTACGCCGAACTCGACAACGGCTGCGGCAAGGGCGGGTGGAGCGGGGGCCCGCTCTCGCCGACCGCGACCCGGGAGAACGCGGTGCGCACCATGTGGAAGCTGGAGGCGCTGCGCCGCAGCCTCGGTGACACGCCGCTCTACGTCAACAGCGCCTTCCGCAGCATCGCCTGCAACCAGCAGGTCGGCGGCGCCTCGGACAGCCAGCACCTCTACGGCACCGCGGCCGACGTGGTCTCCCGCAGCCGGACGCTGTGCCAGGTGGCCAAGTCGGCCCGCAGCCACGGCTTCAGCGGCCTCTTCGGCCCCGGCTACCCGGGCCACAGCGACCACGTCCACGTGGACTCCCGCCGGGAGAACAACCGGGACCGGTCGGCCAACACCACCACCTGGTCCGCCCCGAACTGCGGGGTGAGCTGA
- a CDS encoding DUF6642 family protein — MARGGVFCIEGQWHRDLNERGSVLPTLELLERLGRIRFIHKDAATRDELFYFLDRWLLKQYADYRVGFFAMHGEPSRLCLTDWDSVELADVAQRMAGRCEGRRLYFGSCSVLRASDAALRDFLDVTGAALVCGFTREVDWVESAAFETVLLDVLANGQRHNAAELRMGSAHWAPLASYLGFRVIYANGRAWRASAQPRVPAQASPRRAAGRPR; from the coding sequence TTGGCGCGTGGTGGCGTCTTCTGCATAGAGGGTCAGTGGCACCGGGACCTCAACGAGCGCGGTTCCGTCCTGCCCACCCTCGAACTGCTCGAACGGCTGGGCCGGATCCGTTTCATCCACAAGGACGCCGCCACCCGCGACGAGCTCTTCTACTTCCTCGACCGCTGGCTGCTCAAGCAGTACGCCGACTACCGGGTCGGCTTCTTCGCGATGCACGGCGAGCCGAGCCGGCTCTGCCTCACCGACTGGGACTCGGTCGAGCTGGCCGACGTCGCCCAGCGGATGGCCGGCCGCTGCGAGGGACGCCGCCTCTACTTCGGCAGCTGCTCGGTGCTGCGCGCGTCCGACGCCGCGCTGCGTGACTTCCTCGACGTCACGGGCGCCGCGCTGGTCTGCGGCTTCACCCGCGAGGTGGACTGGGTCGAGTCCGCCGCCTTCGAGACCGTGCTGCTCGACGTGCTGGCCAACGGGCAGCGGCACAACGCCGCCGAGCTGCGGATGGGCTCGGCGCACTGGGCGCCGCTGGCCTCCTACCTCGGCTTCCGGGTGATCTACGCCAACGGCCGCGCCTGGCGGGCGAGCGCGCAGCCGCGCGTACCCGCGCAGGCCTCCCCGCGCCGGGCCGCCGGGCGTCCCCGCTGA
- a CDS encoding PPOX class F420-dependent oxidoreductase, protein MARSIATNTRVDRDALVEFLRPRHRVVLLTTRADGRPQSSPVSCGVDGEGRLVISTYPERAKVRNIRRDPRVSACVLSDDWNGPWVQVDGTAEVLDLPEALDPLVDYFRSISGEHPDWDEYREAMVRQGKSLIRVTIDTWGPIATGGFPARLAD, encoded by the coding sequence ATGGCACGCAGCATCGCGACCAACACCCGGGTCGACCGGGACGCCCTCGTCGAGTTCCTCCGCCCCCGGCACCGGGTCGTGCTCCTGACGACCCGCGCCGACGGCCGGCCCCAGTCCTCCCCGGTCTCCTGCGGGGTGGACGGCGAGGGGCGGCTGGTGATCTCCACCTATCCGGAGCGGGCCAAGGTCAGGAACATCCGCCGCGACCCGCGGGTCTCCGCGTGCGTGCTCTCCGACGACTGGAACGGGCCGTGGGTCCAGGTCGACGGCACCGCCGAGGTGCTCGACCTGCCGGAGGCGCTCGACCCGCTGGTGGACTACTTCCGCAGCATCTCCGGTGAGCACCCGGACTGGGACGAGTACCGCGAGGCGATGGTCAGGCAGGGCAAGTCCCTGATCCGGGTGACCATCGACACCTGGGGGCCGATCGCCACCGGCGGCTTCCCCGCCCGCCTGGCCGACTGA